In Pan paniscus chromosome 13, NHGRI_mPanPan1-v2.0_pri, whole genome shotgun sequence, one DNA window encodes the following:
- the ERMN gene encoding ermin has translation MTDVPATFTQAECNGDKPPENGQQPITKISEELTDVDSPLPHYRVEPSLEGALTKGSQEERRKLQGNMLLNSSMKDKMLKENPEEKLFIVHKAITDLSLQETSADEMTFREGHQWEKIPLSGSNQEIRRQKERITEQPLKEEEDEDRKNKGHQAAEIEWLGFRKPSQADMLHSKHDEEQKLWDEEIDDDDDDNCNNDEDEVRVIEFKKKHEEVSQFKEEGDASEDSPLSSASSQAVTPDEQPTLGKKSDISRNAYSRYNTISYRKIRKGNTKQRIDEFESMMHL, from the exons ATGACAGATGTTCCGGCTACATTTACCCAGGCTGAGTGTAATGGGGATAAACCACCTGAAAATGGTCAACAACCAATCACTAAAATCAGTGAGGAATTGACTGATGTGGACAGCCCCCTGCCACACTACAGGGTAGAACCCAGTCTGGAAGGTGCACTCACCAAAGGAAgtcaggaggaaagaagaaaattacaaGGGAACATGCTGCTCAACTCATCCATGAAGGACAAAATGCTAAAAG aaaacccAGAAGAGAAACTCTTTATTGTTCATAAGGCTATCACAGATCTTTCTCTCCAAGAAACTAGTGCTGATGAAATGACATTCAGAGAAG GGCATCAGTGGGAGAAGATTCCTCTGAGTGGCAGTAACCAGGAAATAAGAAGACAGAAGGAGAGGATTACTGAGCAACCTCTCAAAGAGGAAGAAGATGAGGACAGGAAGAACAAAGGTCACCAGGCAGCTGAAATTGAATGGCTGGGATTTCGAAAACCTAGCCAAGCTGACATGTTACATTCTAAACATGATGAGGAGCAGAAGCTTTGGGATGAAgaaattgatgatgatgatgatgataattgcAATAATGATGAAGATGAAGTTCGAGTGAtagaatttaagaaaaaacatGAAGAGGTTTCTCAATTTAAAGAGGAAGGTGATGCAAGTGAGGACTCCCCACTGAGCAGTGCCAGTTCCCAAGCTGTGACACCTGATGAGCAGCCAACCTTAGGGAAGAAGAGTGATATCTCCAGAAATGCTTATTCCAGATACAATACAATATCCTATCGGAAAATCAGAAAGGGAAATACCAAGCAAAGAATTGATGAATTCGAGTCTATGATGCATTTATAA